In Myxococcus stipitatus, the following are encoded in one genomic region:
- a CDS encoding MarR family winged helix-turn-helix transcriptional regulator: MAKYTSAGATFTDLVFEIFRNNGLILAAGERLAEPAGLTSARWQVLGVVDHEPAPVANVARTIGLTRQSVQQTADALEADGLIEYQENPHHRRAKLIVMTPKGRERLREVEARQTAWANEIGSSLPLASLRAAVEALGTVRKTLEKDAASAPDA, encoded by the coding sequence ATGGCGAAATACACGTCGGCTGGCGCGACCTTTACAGACCTGGTGTTCGAAATATTCCGGAACAACGGGCTGATTCTCGCGGCGGGGGAGCGCCTCGCGGAGCCGGCGGGACTCACGAGTGCTCGGTGGCAGGTGTTGGGGGTGGTGGACCATGAGCCAGCTCCGGTGGCGAACGTGGCCCGGACGATTGGCCTGACTCGGCAGAGCGTGCAGCAGACCGCCGATGCCCTCGAGGCTGACGGGCTCATCGAGTACCAGGAGAACCCGCACCATCGGCGCGCCAAGCTCATCGTCATGACGCCCAAGGGGCGTGAGCGGCTGCGTGAGGTGGAGGCTCGACAGACGGCGTGGGCCAACGAGATTGGCAGCAGCTTGCCGTTGGCCTCACTGCGCGCCGCGGTGGAGGCCCTTGGCACGGTCCGCAAGACCTTGGAGAAGGACGCAGCGAGCGCCCCTGATGCTTGA
- a CDS encoding pyridoxal-dependent decarboxylase, whose product MRDDSNGGDEGVPHLSAAEFRELGHRMVDWIADYQARLESFPVRSQVAPGGIAAKLPLHPPEEGLGGASGWDSIFKDLEDIILPGLTHWQSPSFFAYFPANASGPAVLGELLSAGLGVQGMLWSTSPAATEVETRVLDWLAELTGLPEDFRSTSATGGCVIQGTASEATLVAMVAARERARRHGAPVDSEWVAYASTQAHSSVLKAAMLCGVAHGSEDKAHVRLIETDARYSMRPEALERAIREDLAAGRKPFFVCATVGSTSSGAVDPVRAVGEVLARTGVSAAGGWLHIDSAWAGAALVCPEHRGLLDGVEVADSLSFNPHKWLLTNFDCNAFYTRDRRALLDALSVTPEYLRNAASTSGAVIDYRDWQVPLGRRFRALKLWFVLRHYGAQGLRAHIREHVRLGECFEQWVAADERFEVSAPRSLSLVCFRLKPRLEETPVDTDGRNRALMERVNASGKVFLSHTVLPGVDGLPARYVLRMAIGSTTTEERHVRAAWELLTSSVG is encoded by the coding sequence ATGCGCGATGACTCGAATGGTGGTGACGAAGGTGTGCCTCACCTGAGCGCGGCGGAGTTCCGCGAGCTGGGGCATCGGATGGTGGATTGGATTGCGGACTACCAGGCGCGGCTGGAGTCCTTCCCCGTGCGCTCCCAGGTGGCTCCCGGCGGCATCGCAGCGAAGCTCCCCTTGCATCCTCCCGAGGAGGGTCTGGGCGGCGCGAGCGGCTGGGACTCCATCTTCAAGGACCTGGAGGACATCATCCTGCCAGGGTTGACGCATTGGCAGTCGCCGTCGTTCTTCGCTTACTTCCCGGCGAATGCCTCGGGGCCCGCGGTGCTGGGTGAACTCCTGTCCGCGGGGCTGGGTGTGCAGGGCATGCTCTGGTCCACCAGTCCCGCCGCGACGGAAGTGGAGACTCGCGTCTTGGATTGGCTCGCGGAGCTGACGGGGCTGCCCGAGGACTTCCGCTCCACTTCGGCCACGGGTGGCTGTGTCATCCAGGGGACCGCGAGCGAAGCCACCCTGGTCGCCATGGTGGCGGCGCGCGAGCGTGCCCGCCGCCACGGCGCCCCCGTGGATTCGGAGTGGGTGGCCTATGCCTCCACGCAGGCCCACTCGTCCGTGCTGAAGGCGGCCATGTTGTGCGGCGTCGCGCATGGCTCCGAGGACAAGGCCCACGTGCGTCTCATCGAGACGGATGCCCGCTACTCCATGCGCCCCGAGGCGCTGGAGCGCGCCATCCGCGAGGACCTGGCCGCGGGGCGCAAGCCCTTCTTCGTGTGCGCCACCGTGGGGAGCACCTCCTCGGGCGCGGTGGACCCCGTGCGTGCGGTGGGCGAAGTGCTGGCTCGCACGGGCGTGAGTGCCGCTGGCGGTTGGCTGCATATCGACTCGGCGTGGGCGGGCGCGGCGCTGGTGTGCCCGGAGCATCGCGGCTTGCTCGACGGTGTGGAGGTGGCGGATTCGCTCTCGTTCAACCCGCACAAGTGGCTGCTCACCAACTTCGACTGCAATGCCTTCTACACACGGGACCGGAGAGCGCTGCTCGATGCCCTCAGCGTGACGCCCGAGTACCTGCGCAACGCCGCGAGCACGAGCGGGGCTGTGATTGACTATCGCGACTGGCAGGTGCCGCTGGGGCGCCGCTTCCGCGCGCTCAAATTGTGGTTCGTGTTGCGCCACTATGGTGCCCAGGGACTGCGCGCCCACATCCGCGAGCACGTGCGGCTGGGCGAGTGCTTCGAGCAGTGGGTTGCCGCGGACGAGCGCTTCGAGGTGTCCGCGCCTCGCTCGCTGTCGCTGGTGTGCTTCCGGCTGAAGCCACGTCTCGAGGAGACCCCTGTCGACACCGATGGGCGCAACCGCGCCTTGATGGAGCGGGTGAACGCCTCGGGCAAGGTCTTCCTCTCACACACCGTGTTGCCGGGAGTGGACGGTCTGCCGGCGCGCTATGTGCTGCGCATGGCCATCGGGTCGACCACCACGGAGGAACGGCACGTGCGCGCCGCGTGGGAACTGCTCACGTCTTCCGTCGGCTGA
- a CDS encoding DUF6328 family protein has product MRPELTLQIQQALDETRILMLGTQVLVGFGFRSFFEEGYVSLPRSTQHWMLFELILLLFAMALLITPGNYHRIVEHGESRPGLHRLTTRVVGVALLPFAAALAIMLFVAGEKVLGRAWGVVLGVGTGLVALVFLYGLEVFRLLRTRSEHGGRMDMDGSGQPPKHTELKVRVQHVLTESRVILPGVQALLGFQFATVLMPAFERLPASSRYIHLGALVMMSLSIILLLAPPAYHRVVERGEETERFHTFASRMILAATVTLALGLAGDLFVVVRLVTQSVRWAFIATGAWLICAYGLWFGFTFVCRERNRSRTPPPRRGHLQALRQ; this is encoded by the coding sequence ATGCGGCCAGAGCTGACGCTTCAGATTCAGCAGGCGCTCGATGAGACGCGCATCCTCATGCTGGGGACCCAGGTCCTCGTGGGCTTTGGCTTCAGGAGCTTCTTCGAGGAGGGCTATGTGTCCCTTCCCAGGAGCACCCAGCACTGGATGCTGTTCGAGCTCATCCTGTTGCTGTTCGCCATGGCGCTGCTCATCACCCCTGGGAACTACCACCGCATCGTGGAGCACGGTGAATCCAGGCCCGGTCTCCATCGGCTCACGACCCGGGTCGTGGGCGTCGCGCTGCTGCCCTTCGCCGCCGCGCTCGCCATCATGCTCTTCGTCGCGGGAGAGAAGGTGCTGGGGCGGGCCTGGGGCGTCGTGCTGGGCGTGGGGACCGGCCTCGTCGCGCTCGTATTCCTGTACGGCCTGGAGGTGTTTCGTCTGCTGCGGACGCGGTCCGAGCACGGCGGGAGGATGGACATGGACGGCTCCGGGCAGCCCCCCAAGCACACGGAGTTGAAGGTCCGTGTCCAGCATGTCCTGACGGAGTCGCGCGTCATCCTGCCGGGCGTCCAGGCCCTCCTGGGGTTCCAGTTCGCCACGGTGCTGATGCCCGCGTTCGAGCGGCTGCCCGCCTCATCCCGGTACATCCACCTGGGGGCCTTGGTGATGATGAGCCTGAGCATCATCCTCCTCCTGGCGCCCCCGGCTTATCACCGTGTCGTGGAGCGAGGTGAGGAGACGGAGCGGTTCCACACCTTCGCGAGCCGCATGATTCTGGCCGCCACCGTCACCCTGGCGCTCGGATTGGCCGGCGACCTCTTTGTCGTCGTCCGGCTGGTGACGCAGTCCGTGCGGTGGGCCTTCATCGCAACGGGAGCCTGGCTCATCTGTGCCTATGGCTTGTGGTTCGGCTTCACCTTCGTGTGCCGTGAGCGAAACCGCTCCAGGACACCGCCGCCGAGGCGTGGCCATTTGCAGGCCCTGAGGCAATGA
- a CDS encoding TIGR04013 family B12-binding domain/radical SAM domain-containing protein: protein MVPHRPVSLVLSYQYPGKYAFTVLAGAVESDPALADVKLFFPRDRETLLATVKERHDAGDTVVAAWSFYSASFAASAEELAWVRERLEGRSVLCIAGGVHATAEPLQTLQAGFDLIAIGEGEFSLRELLGRVQRGEEPRVTHGVAWLKDGKLAQNGRGEGVKLDDFPPFAARHAMFGAIEITRGCIYACRFCQTPFMSKARFRHRSVANVAHWARELRRSGRRDIRFITPTSMSYGTADETMNLAAVEELLAAVSEAMAPDGRVYYGTFPSEVRPEHVTPEALALLKRYVHNDNLIIGGQSGSERILQSTRRGHDVETVVRATRLAVEGGFVPNVDFILGLPGEEPSDVEATVALMERLAELGARVHGHAFMPLPGTPFRDAPPGQVDDVTRRKLDRLASQGRLYGHWKQQVSLAEGIASRRRPRAG from the coding sequence ATGGTGCCGCATCGCCCCGTCTCCCTGGTCCTCAGCTATCAGTACCCCGGCAAGTACGCCTTCACCGTGCTGGCGGGAGCCGTCGAGTCGGACCCCGCGCTCGCGGACGTGAAGCTGTTCTTCCCTCGCGACCGGGAGACCTTGCTTGCCACGGTGAAGGAGCGCCACGACGCGGGCGACACCGTGGTGGCCGCCTGGTCCTTCTACTCGGCCAGCTTCGCCGCCTCGGCGGAAGAGCTCGCGTGGGTCCGCGAGCGGCTGGAGGGGCGCTCCGTCCTGTGCATCGCCGGAGGTGTCCACGCGACGGCCGAGCCGCTCCAGACACTCCAGGCGGGCTTCGACCTCATCGCCATCGGGGAGGGGGAGTTCTCCCTGCGGGAACTGCTCGGCCGCGTCCAGCGCGGTGAGGAGCCTCGCGTCACGCACGGAGTGGCCTGGCTGAAGGATGGCAAGCTGGCGCAGAACGGCCGGGGCGAGGGCGTGAAGCTCGACGACTTCCCTCCCTTCGCCGCGCGGCACGCGATGTTCGGGGCCATCGAAATCACACGCGGCTGCATCTACGCGTGCCGGTTCTGTCAGACGCCTTTCATGAGCAAGGCGCGCTTCCGTCATCGCTCCGTGGCCAACGTGGCGCACTGGGCCCGCGAGCTGCGGCGCTCGGGGCGGCGGGACATCCGGTTCATCACCCCCACGTCCATGTCCTACGGCACCGCCGACGAGACGATGAACCTGGCCGCCGTGGAGGAACTGCTCGCGGCGGTGAGCGAGGCCATGGCCCCCGACGGGCGCGTGTACTACGGCACGTTCCCCTCGGAGGTCCGCCCCGAGCACGTCACGCCCGAAGCGCTCGCCCTCCTCAAGCGCTACGTCCACAACGACAACCTCATCATCGGCGGACAGTCTGGCTCCGAGCGCATCCTCCAGAGCACTCGGCGAGGCCATGACGTGGAGACGGTGGTTCGCGCCACGCGCCTCGCGGTGGAGGGCGGCTTCGTCCCCAACGTGGACTTCATCCTGGGCCTTCCCGGCGAGGAGCCCTCGGACGTGGAGGCCACCGTGGCCCTCATGGAGCGGCTGGCGGAGCTGGGGGCGCGTGTTCACGGACATGCCTTCATGCCGCTGCCCGGGACGCCATTCCGCGACGCACCTCCCGGACAGGTGGATGACGTGACTCGCCGCAAGCTGGACAGGCTGGCGTCCCAGGGACGGCTGTATGGCCACTGGAAGCAGCAGGTGTCCCTGGCGGAGGGAATCGCCTCGCGGCGCCGGCCTCGCGCGGGCTGA
- a CDS encoding efflux RND transporter periplasmic adaptor subunit, translating to MGTRIGSRLLVALLLASIASCSKDTRQGGAEKSAGASADAGPPSATDTRAQSVTLCEHRVPAELCTRCNPDLIDVFKSQDDWCDAHGVPESQCLQCNPNLTFNSEDTAPKDWCKEHAVPESMCTKCHPALVAKFIAAGDYCREHGLPESVCPYCHPERVTAAGAQPPVFPEPGTRVRLASADTAREAGIQTRVARKVPFARTLEVVGQLDFNQNRLAQLSVRSEALVMEVGVDVGDEVKAGQPLVRVTSGTVGADQGRLTSAQARLGVARAALEREEKLSASGITARKDVEAAQAEVSAAEAERDAARAALSAAGALVNGQQGTYALSSPFAGTVVARDALAGRHASAGQPLIQVADLSTLWALLEIPEADAAQVRAGQRVTLTFDALPGQPHVATVTRVGASVDPASRTVRARVELPNPEGALKAGLFLRAKVEVAAEHAAVMVPHQAIQRAEGRPLVFVKKQEGLYEPVAVKLGAGTREEVEVLEGLTAGTEVVTTGAFLLKTEILKESIGAGCCETGEGR from the coding sequence ATGGGCACCCGCATCGGCTCCCGGCTGTTGGTGGCCCTGCTCCTCGCGAGCATCGCCTCCTGCTCGAAGGACACCCGGCAAGGGGGCGCGGAGAAGTCCGCCGGGGCCTCGGCCGATGCGGGTCCCCCCTCCGCGACGGACACTCGGGCCCAGAGCGTCACGCTGTGCGAACACCGAGTGCCAGCGGAGCTCTGCACCCGGTGCAACCCCGACCTCATCGACGTCTTCAAGTCCCAGGACGACTGGTGCGACGCCCACGGCGTCCCCGAGTCACAGTGTCTCCAATGCAACCCGAACCTCACCTTCAACAGCGAGGACACCGCGCCAAAGGACTGGTGCAAGGAGCACGCGGTCCCCGAGTCCATGTGCACCAAGTGCCACCCGGCCCTGGTCGCGAAGTTCATCGCGGCCGGTGACTACTGCCGCGAGCACGGCCTGCCCGAGTCCGTCTGTCCCTACTGCCACCCGGAGCGAGTGACGGCGGCGGGCGCACAGCCTCCCGTCTTCCCCGAGCCGGGGACTCGCGTTCGTCTCGCCTCGGCCGACACGGCCCGCGAGGCGGGAATCCAGACACGTGTGGCGCGCAAGGTCCCCTTCGCGCGAACGCTGGAGGTCGTCGGCCAGCTCGACTTCAACCAGAACCGGCTGGCGCAACTGTCCGTGCGCAGCGAAGCGCTGGTGATGGAGGTCGGCGTCGATGTCGGTGACGAGGTGAAGGCGGGTCAGCCGCTCGTGCGAGTCACCTCCGGCACGGTCGGCGCGGACCAGGGGCGGCTCACCTCGGCGCAGGCGCGGCTGGGAGTGGCTCGCGCCGCGCTGGAGCGAGAGGAGAAGCTCTCCGCGAGCGGCATCACCGCGCGCAAGGACGTCGAGGCAGCCCAGGCAGAAGTCTCGGCGGCGGAGGCCGAGCGCGACGCGGCCCGCGCGGCCCTCTCCGCCGCGGGGGCGCTGGTGAACGGGCAACAGGGCACCTATGCGTTGTCGTCGCCGTTCGCGGGCACGGTGGTGGCTCGCGATGCGCTCGCGGGGCGTCATGCCTCCGCCGGGCAGCCGCTCATCCAGGTCGCGGACCTGAGCACGCTGTGGGCCCTGCTGGAGATACCCGAAGCGGACGCGGCCCAGGTGCGCGCGGGACAACGCGTCACCCTCACGTTCGACGCGTTGCCGGGACAGCCTCATGTGGCGACGGTGACTCGCGTCGGTGCCTCGGTGGACCCCGCATCGCGCACCGTCCGCGCGCGCGTGGAGCTGCCCAATCCCGAGGGGGCGCTCAAGGCCGGTCTCTTCCTTCGAGCAAAGGTGGAGGTGGCCGCCGAGCACGCCGCGGTGATGGTTCCCCATCAGGCCATCCAGCGCGCCGAGGGCCGGCCCCTCGTCTTCGTGAAGAAGCAGGAGGGGCTCTACGAGCCTGTCGCGGTGAAGCTGGGTGCGGGGACGCGCGAGGAAGTGGAGGTCCTCGAGGGACTCACGGCGGGCACCGAGGTGGTCACCACCGGAGCTTTCCTGCTCAAGACGGAGATTCTCAAGGAGTCCATCGGCGCGGGCTGCTGTGAGACCGGGGAGGGCCGGTAA
- a CDS encoding CusA/CzcA family heavy metal efflux RND transporter, producing the protein MLTRLIEWSLSHRWAVLLGTVALVISGLLAFRALPIDAIPDTTPVQVQVNTVAPALTPTEVERQLTIPIEQALSGLPRVSELRSISKFGLSQVTLQFSDGADLWFARQQVSERLSRVQTPTGIAPPVLGPVATGLGEVFHYLVKSRTRSLEELRTVHDWVIAPQLRAVPGVAEVNAWGGEEKQWHVIVDPRRLQQFSLDLGDVYRALEENNANVGGGVVERAGAASLVLGVGVLDSGKAIEDVVVAARRGVPVRIRDVARVEVGHEIRRGATTADGEGEVVLGLGFMLVGENSHTVTKALARRLEELTRTLPEGITVEPVYERTELVELVLRTVRTNLLEGALLVIAVLFVFLGNWRAGLIVAAAIPLSMLFAFNAMLRFGIAGTLMSLGAIDFGLVVDSSVILVENAERRLAEARDGRSIVEVVRDAAIEVRKPTLFGELIIMVVYLPILALEGVEGKLFRPMALTVIFALLGSALLSMTLMPVLASFALKQGNRPHQEPRLVRFLQRCYRPVLEWALAHARVTLGAAALLVLGAAFAATQLGSEFVPRLSEGTLVINTVRLAEVSLSESVRYGGQIERVLLSRFPDEVQRVWTRTGTAEVATDPMGIELSDVFITLKPREQWTRAATQEELVGEMKAELADLPGMRMAFLQPIEMRVNEMIAGVRSDVGIKLFGDDLDVLKAKAREVEARVKDIPGAADVTVEQVTGQPVMEVVVDRAAVARHGIPARAVLDVVEAMGTRVVGEVREGERRFDLAVRLLEEYREEPAKLASIPVTAPGGDRIPLGRLVTIREVAGPTTIQREWGKRRLVVQANVRERDLGGFVAELRHTLDTGLELPPGYYVRYGGQFEHLERARARLLIVVPVALALIFLLLYLTYHRVLDALRIFAGVPFALVGGVLALLIRGLPFSISAAVGFIALSGVSVLGDMVLVSRVRGLLERGLCVGEAIREAALTRLRPVLMTAAVAAIGFVPMALNTGVGAEVQRPLATVVIGGVLSSTLLTLVVLPVLYTVFGASRNAPTRDTRAIAPTDAALEEKRAAG; encoded by the coding sequence ATGCTGACTCGACTCATTGAATGGTCCTTGTCACATCGTTGGGCGGTGCTCCTGGGCACGGTGGCGCTGGTCATCTCGGGGTTGCTCGCCTTCCGGGCCCTGCCCATCGACGCCATCCCGGACACCACGCCCGTGCAGGTGCAGGTGAACACGGTGGCGCCCGCGCTCACACCCACCGAGGTGGAGCGCCAGCTCACCATCCCCATCGAACAGGCGCTCTCGGGGCTGCCTCGCGTCAGCGAGCTGCGCTCCATCTCCAAGTTCGGCCTCTCCCAAGTCACGCTTCAGTTCAGCGACGGCGCGGACCTGTGGTTCGCGCGGCAGCAGGTGTCCGAGCGGTTGAGCCGGGTCCAGACTCCCACGGGCATTGCGCCTCCCGTCCTGGGTCCAGTGGCCACGGGCCTGGGCGAGGTCTTCCACTATCTGGTCAAGAGCCGGACCCGGAGCCTCGAGGAGCTGCGCACCGTGCACGACTGGGTCATCGCGCCACAGCTCCGCGCGGTGCCCGGTGTGGCGGAGGTGAACGCCTGGGGTGGCGAGGAGAAACAGTGGCACGTCATCGTCGACCCGCGCCGGCTTCAGCAGTTCAGCCTGGACCTCGGTGATGTCTACCGGGCGCTGGAGGAGAACAACGCCAACGTCGGCGGCGGCGTGGTGGAGCGCGCGGGCGCGGCGAGCCTCGTGTTGGGCGTGGGTGTGCTCGATAGCGGAAAGGCCATCGAGGACGTGGTCGTCGCCGCGCGCCGAGGTGTGCCCGTGCGCATCCGGGATGTGGCGCGTGTCGAGGTGGGGCATGAAATCCGGAGAGGCGCCACCACGGCGGATGGCGAGGGGGAAGTCGTCCTCGGCCTGGGCTTCATGTTGGTGGGAGAGAATTCCCACACGGTGACGAAGGCATTGGCCCGGAGACTGGAGGAGCTCACGAGGACGCTGCCGGAGGGAATCACCGTGGAGCCCGTCTACGAGCGCACGGAGCTGGTGGAGCTGGTGCTGCGCACGGTGCGAACGAATCTCCTGGAGGGCGCGCTGCTGGTCATCGCGGTCCTCTTTGTCTTCCTGGGCAACTGGCGGGCGGGGCTCATCGTCGCGGCGGCCATTCCCTTGTCCATGTTGTTCGCCTTCAACGCGATGTTGCGCTTTGGCATCGCGGGCACGCTCATGTCGTTGGGAGCCATCGACTTCGGGCTCGTGGTCGACTCGTCCGTCATCCTGGTGGAGAACGCGGAGCGGCGGCTGGCGGAGGCTCGGGATGGGCGCTCGATAGTGGAGGTCGTGCGCGACGCCGCCATCGAGGTGCGCAAGCCCACGCTCTTTGGCGAGCTCATCATCATGGTGGTGTATCTGCCCATCCTGGCGCTGGAGGGCGTGGAGGGGAAGCTGTTCCGCCCCATGGCGCTCACGGTCATCTTCGCGCTGTTGGGGAGCGCGCTGCTCTCCATGACGCTGATGCCGGTGCTGGCTTCGTTCGCACTGAAGCAAGGGAACAGGCCGCACCAGGAACCGCGCCTCGTGCGCTTCCTTCAGAGGTGTTACCGGCCGGTGCTCGAGTGGGCGCTGGCCCATGCACGAGTCACCCTGGGGGCCGCGGCGCTGCTCGTGTTGGGAGCCGCTTTCGCGGCGACTCAGTTGGGGAGCGAGTTCGTCCCGCGTCTCTCCGAGGGCACGCTCGTCATCAACACCGTGCGGCTGGCCGAGGTCTCGCTTTCCGAGTCGGTCCGCTATGGCGGGCAGATTGAGCGGGTCTTGCTGTCACGCTTTCCCGACGAGGTCCAGCGGGTCTGGACGCGTACGGGCACGGCGGAGGTGGCCACGGACCCGATGGGCATCGAGTTGTCGGATGTCTTCATCACCCTCAAGCCGCGCGAGCAGTGGACGCGGGCAGCGACGCAAGAGGAGCTGGTGGGGGAGATGAAGGCGGAGCTGGCGGACCTGCCCGGCATGCGCATGGCGTTCCTCCAACCCATCGAGATGCGGGTCAACGAGATGATCGCCGGCGTGCGCAGTGATGTCGGCATCAAGCTCTTCGGGGATGACCTCGATGTGCTCAAGGCGAAGGCGCGCGAGGTGGAAGCGCGGGTGAAGGACATCCCGGGTGCGGCGGATGTCACGGTGGAGCAGGTGACGGGGCAGCCCGTGATGGAGGTCGTGGTCGACCGGGCCGCGGTGGCGAGGCACGGCATTCCCGCGCGGGCGGTGCTCGACGTGGTGGAGGCGATGGGCACCCGCGTCGTGGGTGAAGTGCGCGAGGGCGAGCGGCGGTTCGACCTCGCGGTGCGGCTTTTGGAGGAGTACCGCGAGGAGCCCGCGAAGCTCGCGTCCATTCCGGTGACGGCGCCAGGTGGAGACAGGATTCCCCTGGGGAGGCTGGTGACGATTCGCGAGGTCGCGGGTCCGACGACGATTCAGCGCGAATGGGGAAAGCGCCGGTTGGTGGTCCAGGCGAATGTGCGAGAGCGAGACCTGGGGGGCTTCGTCGCCGAACTCCGCCACACGCTCGATACCGGTCTGGAGCTGCCGCCGGGTTACTACGTGCGCTACGGGGGACAGTTCGAGCACTTGGAACGAGCACGAGCGCGACTGCTCATCGTGGTCCCGGTGGCGTTGGCGCTCATCTTCCTGCTGCTCTACCTCACGTATCATCGCGTCCTGGATGCGCTGCGCATCTTCGCGGGAGTCCCCTTCGCGCTCGTGGGCGGCGTGTTGGCGCTCTTGATACGGGGGCTGCCGTTCTCCATCTCCGCCGCGGTGGGATTCATCGCACTGTCAGGAGTGTCGGTCCTGGGAGACATGGTGCTCGTCTCACGCGTGCGGGGATTGCTTGAACGCGGGCTCTGCGTGGGCGAGGCCATCCGTGAAGCAGCGCTGACGCGGTTGAGGCCCGTGCTGATGACGGCCGCGGTGGCCGCCATCGGCTTCGTGCCCATGGCGCTGAACACGGGAGTCGGCGCGGAGGTCCAGCGTCCCCTGGCCACGGTCGTCATCGGCGGAGTCCTCTCCTCCACCCTGCTCACGCTGGTCGTGCTCCCTGTCCTCTACACGGTGTTCGGAGCGAGTCGAAATGCCCCCACACGGGACACTAGAGCCATCGCCCCGACCGATGCGGCGCTGGAGGAGAAGCGGGCGGCGGGGTGA
- a CDS encoding low affinity iron permease family protein, with the protein MHERFHRFAHRVAMVAGSQATFFVALGGILLWCLLGPLFSFSDTWQLVINTATTIITFLMVFLIQATQNRDAKALHLKLDELIRVQRRARNIFADLEDATEEELADFEQQFQRLHAKWKRRRDAQEDGDAARADASDSAGAR; encoded by the coding sequence ATGCACGAGCGCTTTCACAGATTCGCCCACCGCGTCGCGATGGTCGCCGGTTCTCAGGCCACGTTCTTCGTGGCGCTGGGCGGAATCCTGCTCTGGTGCCTGCTCGGGCCGCTCTTCTCGTTCAGTGATACGTGGCAGCTCGTCATCAACACCGCCACGACCATCATCACGTTCCTGATGGTGTTCCTCATCCAGGCAACTCAGAACCGCGATGCGAAGGCCCTGCACCTGAAGCTGGATGAACTCATTCGCGTCCAGCGCCGCGCCCGGAACATCTTCGCGGACCTGGAGGACGCCACCGAAGAGGAGCTGGCGGACTTCGAGCAGCAGTTCCAGCGCCTGCATGCGAAGTGGAAGCGCCGTCGCGATGCCCAGGAGGATGGTGATGCGGCCAGAGCTGACGCTTCAGATTCAGCAGGCGCTCGATGA
- a CDS encoding plasmid stabilization protein, with the protein MPRGDKSKYTGKQKRRAEHIAEGYVEHGTGTKEAKRRAWATVNAESHGGEKPGGSGYGRQETHQASRRGGRISLASRTSAQRSSAAKKAAATRKSKSVKRGVAAKRASKKRA; encoded by the coding sequence ATGCCTAGAGGCGACAAGAGCAAATACACGGGCAAGCAGAAGCGGCGCGCCGAGCACATCGCGGAGGGCTACGTCGAGCACGGGACAGGAACGAAGGAAGCCAAGCGCCGCGCGTGGGCCACGGTGAACGCGGAGTCGCATGGCGGAGAGAAGCCTGGCGGCTCGGGGTACGGCCGGCAGGAGACTCACCAGGCCTCACGGCGAGGGGGGCGAATCAGCCTGGCTTCGCGCACCTCGGCTCAACGCTCCTCGGCGGCGAAGAAGGCCGCGGCGACCCGCAAGAGCAAGAGCGTCAAGCGCGGCGTCGCTGCGAAGCGCGCTTCCAAGAAGCGGGCATAG
- a CDS encoding TlpA disulfide reductase family protein, with protein sequence MFPPRRRDLSRDLGLSALVLLLGVILSGCRTESTPSYIRLDGAAPSLQGTPDSRAVLVTFWATWCPPCRTETPSLVKLAEAPPEGLSVVVFSHDSDMKAVERFLSGPPTPALHLRLDEGLAAARAFGVGTLPTAILVVDGQLVARFSGSKDWNSQAMRRLLEKLTQEQRADVSRPVP encoded by the coding sequence ATGTTCCCACCGCGACGGCGCGACCTCTCGCGCGACCTTGGACTCAGCGCGCTCGTCTTGCTGCTGGGAGTCATCCTCTCGGGTTGCCGGACCGAATCCACCCCGAGCTACATCCGCCTCGACGGCGCGGCGCCTTCGCTCCAAGGCACACCGGACTCACGCGCCGTGCTCGTGACGTTCTGGGCCACCTGGTGCCCGCCTTGCCGCACGGAGACGCCCTCGCTCGTGAAGCTGGCGGAAGCACCTCCCGAGGGACTGAGCGTCGTGGTCTTCAGCCATGACTCGGACATGAAGGCGGTGGAGCGTTTCCTGAGTGGCCCTCCCACTCCCGCTCTCCACTTGCGGCTCGACGAGGGCCTCGCGGCGGCTCGAGCGTTTGGCGTCGGGACACTTCCAACGGCCATCCTCGTGGTGGACGGACAGTTGGTCGCTCGCTTCTCCGGGTCCAAGGACTGGAACTCCCAGGCCATGCGCCGGCTGCTGGAGAAGTTGACCCAGGAGCAACGCGCGGATGTGTCCAGGCCTGTGCCTTGA